In one window of Paucidesulfovibrio gracilis DSM 16080 DNA:
- a CDS encoding 3'-5' exonuclease: MTVQINLDAQIAEMHLRAYPNEEINDMPLRKWEGETRVIRNNKQLDWALARMESEPLLGFDTETRPVFKKGHTPGPPNLLQLATVDRVFVIQLQHVGLDNGLAELLGNKNIIKSGVAVHDDLVGLKKLCRFTPQSFVDLGQISQQVNMQTHGLRNLAANLLGFRVSKSAQCSNWARDPLSHKQVIYAATDAWISRELFIAFQKLGIL; encoded by the coding sequence ATGACAGTACAAATCAACCTGGACGCGCAGATCGCGGAGATGCATCTGCGCGCCTACCCCAACGAAGAAATCAACGACATGCCCCTGCGGAAGTGGGAAGGCGAAACACGTGTCATCCGCAACAACAAGCAATTGGACTGGGCATTGGCACGTATGGAAAGCGAACCCCTGCTCGGATTCGACACGGAAACCCGGCCCGTGTTCAAAAAAGGCCACACCCCCGGACCGCCCAACCTGCTCCAGCTGGCCACCGTGGACCGCGTGTTCGTGATTCAGCTCCAGCACGTGGGCCTGGACAACGGCCTGGCCGAACTGCTGGGCAACAAAAACATCATCAAATCCGGCGTGGCCGTACACGACGACCTGGTGGGCCTGAAAAAGCTCTGCCGATTCACGCCGCAAAGCTTTGTGGACCTGGGACAAATCTCCCAGCAGGTGAACATGCAGACCCACGGCCTGCGCAACCTCGCCGCAAACCTCCTCGGATTCCGGGTTTCCAAAAGCGCGCAATGCTCCAATTGGGCCCGTGATCCACTCTCCCACAAACAAGTGATCTATGCGGCCACGGATGCCTGGATCAGCCGCGAACTCTTCATCGCCTTCCAAAAACTCGGCATTCTTTAA
- the purM gene encoding phosphoribosylformylglycinamidine cyclo-ligase yields the protein MSDAKGRADAYKAAGVDIEAGNAFVGRIKDMVKSTFTPGVVTEIGGFGGLFRPDLTGMEEPLLVSGADGVGTKLKLAFLFDKHDTVGIDLVAMSVNDVLVQGAAPLFFLDYFATGRLTSGVPEAVVSGVAEGCRQSQCALLGGETAEMPGFYPDGEYDLSGFCVGMVDRSRLVDGKTVRPGDAVVGLASSGIHSNGYSLVRKLFDQSGLRGDDAFPGGEKSVAETLLEPTRIYTRSVLHLLDKVQVNGMVHVTGGGFYDNIPRVLPEDVAVQVEFGSWPMLPVFDWLRKQGELSWPEMLQIFNCSVGYVVITPEPDAALEVLAQHGQPAHVIGEVVERGDLEEQVEIRFPR from the coding sequence ATGAGCGACGCCAAGGGTCGCGCCGACGCATACAAGGCTGCCGGCGTGGACATTGAAGCCGGAAACGCCTTTGTCGGGCGCATTAAGGATATGGTCAAATCCACGTTTACCCCGGGCGTGGTCACGGAGATCGGTGGATTCGGCGGGCTGTTCCGCCCCGATCTGACGGGTATGGAGGAGCCGTTGCTTGTTTCCGGTGCCGACGGCGTGGGCACCAAGCTTAAGCTGGCCTTCCTGTTCGACAAGCACGACACCGTGGGGATCGACCTGGTGGCCATGAGCGTCAACGACGTGTTGGTGCAGGGCGCGGCTCCGCTGTTTTTTCTCGACTATTTCGCTACTGGTCGCTTGACCAGCGGTGTTCCCGAGGCCGTTGTCTCGGGCGTGGCCGAGGGCTGCCGACAGTCCCAATGTGCTCTGCTCGGCGGCGAAACGGCAGAAATGCCGGGCTTTTACCCGGACGGGGAGTACGATCTTTCCGGGTTCTGCGTGGGCATGGTGGACCGGTCCCGCTTGGTGGACGGCAAGACTGTGCGCCCGGGTGACGCCGTGGTGGGGCTGGCCTCCTCGGGCATCCATTCCAACGGGTATTCCCTGGTGCGTAAACTTTTTGATCAATCGGGCCTGCGCGGGGACGACGCGTTCCCGGGCGGAGAAAAAAGCGTGGCCGAAACCCTGCTGGAGCCAACCCGCATCTACACCCGATCCGTGCTCCATCTGCTGGACAAGGTCCAGGTCAATGGCATGGTGCACGTCACGGGCGGCGGATTTTATGACAATATCCCCCGGGTGCTGCCCGAGGATGTGGCCGTGCAGGTGGAATTTGGTTCCTGGCCCATGTTGCCGGTGTTCGACTGGTTGCGGAAGCAGGGCGAACTTTCCTGGCCCGAAATGTTGCAGATATTCAACTGCTCCGTAGGCTATGTGGTCATTACCCCGGAGCCGGACGCGGCCCTGGAGGTGCTGGCGCAGCATGGCCAACCTGCGCACGTCATCGGTGAGGTGGTGGAGCGGGGCGATCTGGAAGAGCAGGTCGAGATCCGTTTCCCGCGGTAA